From Asterias rubens chromosome 3, eAstRub1.3, whole genome shotgun sequence, the proteins below share one genomic window:
- the LOC117288152 gene encoding nuclear hormone receptor E75-like, protein MADQWDKITHFAECIPGFTGFSKEDQDILLQVGGLEVILLQLAQMYDHRTHLLQMWENEWLSSEQACKLTTDFNLAVFFELLFGLAESLRTMHLKEDDLALFSALLLLASDHQGLKHKRQVEETQEKVLNCFAYVLAQNHVQEPGLLAQVLMCMPTLRTISTSYLELTSVSTPTQQWSNWPVEL, encoded by the exons ATGGCAGACCAGTGGGACAAGATAACCCACTTTGCTGAGTGCATCCCGGGTTTCACTGGCTTCAGCAAAGAGGATCAAGACATTCTGCTGCAAGTGG GGGGTCTGGAGGTTATCCTTCTTCAGCTCGCTCAGATGTACGATCATCGGACGCACCTATTACAGATGTGGGAGAATGAATGGCTGTCGTCAGAACAAGCTTGCAAACTCA CGACTGATTTCAACCTAGCCGTATTCTTTGAGTTGTTGTTTGGGCTGGCTGAGAGTCTTCGGACCATGCATCTGAAGGAAGATGACCTGGCACTCTTTTCAGCTCTCCTCCTTCTTGCCTCGG ATCACCAGGGCTTGAAGCACAAACGACAAGTGGAAGAAACCCAGGAGAAAGTTCTAAACTGCTTTGCTTACGTTCTGGCTCAGAATCACGTTCAGGAGCCTGGACTCTTAGCCCAAGTGCTCATGTGTATGCCAACGCTACGCACAATCAGCACCAGCTACCTAGAGCTTACATCCGTGTCTACGCCAACACAACAGTGGAGCAACTGGCCTGTTGAGTTGTGA